AGGCCGATGCCGCGCCGCTGGGGGTCAAGCCGTCGGAGGATTGCCTTTATCTCAACGTCTGGACCCCGGCTAAGCGGCCGCGCGCGAAATTGCCGGTGATGGTGTGGATCTATGGCGGCGGCTTCGTCAACGGCGGCAGCTCGCCGCCGGTCTATTCGGGCCGCGCCTTCGCCGAGTCGGGGGTCGTCTTCGTCAGTTTCAACTACCGGCTCGGCCGCTTCGGCTTCTTTGCCCATCCAGCGCTCAGCCGAGAGGCCGCCGGGACGCCGACGGGGAATTATGCGATCCTCGACCAGATTGCGGCGCTCAAATGGGTGCAGGACAATATCGCGGCGTTCGGCGGCGATCCCGGCAACGTCACCATCTTCGGCGAATCGGCGGGCGGCATGTCGGTGCATGCGCTGTCCACGACCCTGCTCGCGAAGGGGCTGTTCCACAAGGCCATCAGCATGTCGGGCGGCGGGCGCGACCTGATGGGCCCGCTCAGGACCGCGGCCGAGGCCGAAGCGATCGGCACCGGCTTCGCGCAAGCGAAGGGAGTCACAGGCGACGGCGCCGATGCCGCCGCGGCGCTCCGCGCTCTCCCCGCCGACAGCGTGATGAGCGGCCTCAACCTGATGTGCCTGTTCGGCGCAAAGGATTTCACCCCGCTCTATACCGACGGCCGGATCATACAGCGGCCGGTCGATGCGGCCTATGCCGCCGGCGACGGCGCCGCGATCCCGATGATGATCGGCGCCAACGACGCCGACGGCTTCTTCTTCGGCGGCGGGATTGATCAGGCCTATACGCCGCTGGCGGCGGTGCGGGCGGACGCCGAACAGGTCTATGATCCCGCCGGCGGCAAGGACGCAATGCGCGTCGGGGTCGCGGTTTCGGC
The Sphingopyxis macrogoltabida genome window above contains:
- a CDS encoding carboxylesterase/lipase family protein, giving the protein MRIFPAIALALTIASPVAAADQSVVETRSGAVEGIAEGESTAYRGIPYARPPVGDLRWRAPQPAEPWQKLRVADSFGPDCMQIPYKADAAPLGVKPSEDCLYLNVWTPAKRPRAKLPVMVWIYGGGFVNGGSSPPVYSGRAFAESGVVFVSFNYRLGRFGFFAHPALSREAAGTPTGNYAILDQIAALKWVQDNIAAFGGDPGNVTIFGESAGGMSVHALSTTLLAKGLFHKAISMSGGGRDLMGPLRTAAEAEAIGTGFAQAKGVTGDGADAAAALRALPADSVMSGLNLMCLFGAKDFTPLYTDGRIIQRPVDAAYAAGDGAAIPMMIGANDADGFFFGGGIDQAYTPLAAVRADAEQVYDPAGGKDAMRVGVAVSADMMFLEPARHVARIIAARGQPVFTYRFGYVPEYLRAKVPGAFHASELPFIFDTVDVRHGAATTPADRTAARLAHDYWVNFAKNGVPSANGGGAWSPYTAATDNVMTFDATGAHETADPIRTRLDFVERVVTAKAP